Proteins encoded within one genomic window of Brassica rapa cultivar Chiifu-401-42 chromosome A09, CAAS_Brap_v3.01, whole genome shotgun sequence:
- the LOC103842125 gene encoding type I inositol polyphosphate 5-phosphatase 4 isoform X2, with the protein MGDGSSLKRTKRSWPRALVKKWLNIKSKAEDFHADDRDVYKGECGDWSNNVIEREEACSVNKKSNYAETGCRRNNGRGRRNRQELDSAPLVKQVHNLRVFTATWNVAGKSPPSYLNLDDWLHTSPPSDIYVLGFQEIVPLNAGNVLGTEDNGPARKWVSLIRRTLNTLPGGGSCRTPSPVPHPVAELDSDFEDANSSFYHRRSFQSLSKSLRINNFDMSAASMQQPHLDRRFSVCDRFMLGHDSYDQSFRYCSSEDDVDENVHDSNSPSYDQYSAVSRSGSFVTEERDKSKYCLVASKQMVGIFLTVWVKSDLRDSVKNLKVSCVGRGLMGYLGNKGSISISMSVHQTSFCFVCSHLTSGQKEGDELRRNSDVLEILRKTRFPRVNNAGEDKSPQTILEHDRVIWLGDLNYRIALSYRCTKALVEMRNWSALLEKDQLRLEQRKGRVFEGWNEGTIYFPPTYKYSNNSDVYAGDDRLTKAKRRTPAWCDRILWHGNGLSQLSYVRGESRFSDHRPVYSLFSVEIESVYRNYNIKKSSRVEVEELLPQRYGYAELSPY; encoded by the exons ATGGGCGATGGTAGTAGCCTCAAGAGAACCAAG CGTTCATGGCCCAGAGCATTGGTTAAGAAATGGCTCAACATCAAGAGCAAAGCAGAAGATTTCCACGCAGACGACCGAGACGTTTACAAAG GTGAATGTGGAGACTGGAGTAACAATGTCATTGAAAGAGAAGAAGCATGCTCTGTTAACAAGAAAAGCAACTATGCTG AGACTGGGTGTAGAAGAAATAATGGAAGAGGTAGACGAAACAGACAGGAATTAGATTCAGCACCACTAGTTAAACAAGTTCATAATCTCAG GGTTTTTACTGCTACCTGGAATGTCGCCGGAAAATCTCCTCCGAGTTATCTGAATCTCGACGATTGGCTCCACACCTCCCCTCCTTCCGACATTTACGTTCTTGG GTTCCAAGAGATCGTTCCTTTGAACGCCGGCAACGTTTTGGGCACAGAAGACAACGGCCCGGCCAGGAAATGGGTTTCTCTCATCCGAAGAACCTTGAACACTCTCCCTGGCGGAGGAAGCTGCCGGACCCCTTCCCCTGTTCCCCACCCGGTCGCCGAGCTCGACTCCGACTTCGAAGACGCAAACTCCTCGTTCTATCATCGGAGGTCGTTTCAGTCACTTAGCAAGAGCCTGAGGATAAACAACTTTGACATGTCAGCAGCATCCATGCAGCAGCCACATCTTGACCGGAGGTTTAGCGTCTGTGACCGTTTCATGCTGGGCCACGATTCCTACGACCAAAGCTTCAGGTATTGCTCCTCCGAGGACGACGTCGACGAAAATGTGCATGACTCTAATTCTCCGTCCTACGATCAATATTCTGCTGTCTCGAGGAGTGGATCTTTTGTGACAGAGGAGAGAGACAAGTCTAAGTATTGTTTGGTGGCTAGCAAGCAAATGGTTGGGATATTCTTAACTGTTTGGGTGAAGAGTGATCTAAGGGACAGTGTCAAGAACCTCAAAGTTTCTTGTGTAGGAAGAGGCTTGATGGGCTATCTCGGAAACAAG gGATCGATTTCGATCAGCATGTCAGTACACCAGACTAGCTTCTGCTTTGTGTGCAGCCACTTGACGTCTGGTCAGAAAGAAGGTGACGAGCTGAGAAGAAACTCCGACGTTTTAGAGATTCTAAGGAAAACCAGATTCCCTAGAGTGAACAACGCAGGGGAGGACAAGTCTCCTCAAACGATTTTAGAACACGA TCGGGTAATCTGGCTTGGAGACTTGAACTACCGTATAGCTCTTTCTTACCGGTGTACAAAGGCTCTTGTCGAGATGAGAAATTGGAGTGCCTTGCTTGAGAAAGACCAG tTGCGGTTAGAACAACGTAAAGGTCGTGTCTTTGAAGGATGGAATGAAGGGACCATCTATTTCCCACCCACTTACAAGTACTCTAACAATTCAGATGTATATGCTGGTGATGATCGTCTCACCAAGGCCAAAAGACGGACTCCAGCATG GTGTGATCGCATACTCTGGCATGGTAACGGACTTAGTCAGCTGTCGTATGTTCGCGGGGAGTCAAGGTTCTCAGATCACAGACCAGTCTACAGTTTGTTTTCTGTAGAGATAGAATCGGTATATAGAAACTACAATATCAAGAAAAGCTCTAGGGTTGAAGTTGAGGAACTTCTTCCTCAACGGTATGGATATGCTGAGCTTAGCCCTTACTAA
- the LOC103842125 gene encoding type I inositol polyphosphate 5-phosphatase 4 isoform X1: MGDGSSLKRTKRSWPRALVKKWLNIKSKAEDFHADDRDVYKGECGDWSNNVIEREEACSVNKKSNYAETGCRRNNGRGRRNRQELDSAPLVKQVHNLRYLYFSCVSLLFWANSFPLRHVVHIRVFTATWNVAGKSPPSYLNLDDWLHTSPPSDIYVLGFQEIVPLNAGNVLGTEDNGPARKWVSLIRRTLNTLPGGGSCRTPSPVPHPVAELDSDFEDANSSFYHRRSFQSLSKSLRINNFDMSAASMQQPHLDRRFSVCDRFMLGHDSYDQSFRYCSSEDDVDENVHDSNSPSYDQYSAVSRSGSFVTEERDKSKYCLVASKQMVGIFLTVWVKSDLRDSVKNLKVSCVGRGLMGYLGNKGSISISMSVHQTSFCFVCSHLTSGQKEGDELRRNSDVLEILRKTRFPRVNNAGEDKSPQTILEHDRVIWLGDLNYRIALSYRCTKALVEMRNWSALLEKDQLRLEQRKGRVFEGWNEGTIYFPPTYKYSNNSDVYAGDDRLTKAKRRTPAWCDRILWHGNGLSQLSYVRGESRFSDHRPVYSLFSVEIESVYRNYNIKKSSRVEVEELLPQRYGYAELSPY; the protein is encoded by the exons ATGGGCGATGGTAGTAGCCTCAAGAGAACCAAG CGTTCATGGCCCAGAGCATTGGTTAAGAAATGGCTCAACATCAAGAGCAAAGCAGAAGATTTCCACGCAGACGACCGAGACGTTTACAAAG GTGAATGTGGAGACTGGAGTAACAATGTCATTGAAAGAGAAGAAGCATGCTCTGTTAACAAGAAAAGCAACTATGCTG AGACTGGGTGTAGAAGAAATAATGGAAGAGGTAGACGAAACAGACAGGAATTAGATTCAGCACCACTAGTTAAACAAGTTCATAATCTCAGGTACTTATATTTCTCTTGTGTCTCTTTGCTTTTTTGGGCAAATTCTTTTCCTCTAAGACACGTTGTTCACATCAGGGTTTTTACTGCTACCTGGAATGTCGCCGGAAAATCTCCTCCGAGTTATCTGAATCTCGACGATTGGCTCCACACCTCCCCTCCTTCCGACATTTACGTTCTTGG GTTCCAAGAGATCGTTCCTTTGAACGCCGGCAACGTTTTGGGCACAGAAGACAACGGCCCGGCCAGGAAATGGGTTTCTCTCATCCGAAGAACCTTGAACACTCTCCCTGGCGGAGGAAGCTGCCGGACCCCTTCCCCTGTTCCCCACCCGGTCGCCGAGCTCGACTCCGACTTCGAAGACGCAAACTCCTCGTTCTATCATCGGAGGTCGTTTCAGTCACTTAGCAAGAGCCTGAGGATAAACAACTTTGACATGTCAGCAGCATCCATGCAGCAGCCACATCTTGACCGGAGGTTTAGCGTCTGTGACCGTTTCATGCTGGGCCACGATTCCTACGACCAAAGCTTCAGGTATTGCTCCTCCGAGGACGACGTCGACGAAAATGTGCATGACTCTAATTCTCCGTCCTACGATCAATATTCTGCTGTCTCGAGGAGTGGATCTTTTGTGACAGAGGAGAGAGACAAGTCTAAGTATTGTTTGGTGGCTAGCAAGCAAATGGTTGGGATATTCTTAACTGTTTGGGTGAAGAGTGATCTAAGGGACAGTGTCAAGAACCTCAAAGTTTCTTGTGTAGGAAGAGGCTTGATGGGCTATCTCGGAAACAAG gGATCGATTTCGATCAGCATGTCAGTACACCAGACTAGCTTCTGCTTTGTGTGCAGCCACTTGACGTCTGGTCAGAAAGAAGGTGACGAGCTGAGAAGAAACTCCGACGTTTTAGAGATTCTAAGGAAAACCAGATTCCCTAGAGTGAACAACGCAGGGGAGGACAAGTCTCCTCAAACGATTTTAGAACACGA TCGGGTAATCTGGCTTGGAGACTTGAACTACCGTATAGCTCTTTCTTACCGGTGTACAAAGGCTCTTGTCGAGATGAGAAATTGGAGTGCCTTGCTTGAGAAAGACCAG tTGCGGTTAGAACAACGTAAAGGTCGTGTCTTTGAAGGATGGAATGAAGGGACCATCTATTTCCCACCCACTTACAAGTACTCTAACAATTCAGATGTATATGCTGGTGATGATCGTCTCACCAAGGCCAAAAGACGGACTCCAGCATG GTGTGATCGCATACTCTGGCATGGTAACGGACTTAGTCAGCTGTCGTATGTTCGCGGGGAGTCAAGGTTCTCAGATCACAGACCAGTCTACAGTTTGTTTTCTGTAGAGATAGAATCGGTATATAGAAACTACAATATCAAGAAAAGCTCTAGGGTTGAAGTTGAGGAACTTCTTCCTCAACGGTATGGATATGCTGAGCTTAGCCCTTACTAA